From the Tachysurus fulvidraco isolate hzauxx_2018 chromosome 21, HZAU_PFXX_2.0, whole genome shotgun sequence genome, the window AAAGAGATAATttacatccatctatctatctatctatctatctatctatctatctatctatctatctatctatctatctatctatctatctatctatctacagtatctatctatctaaaatgtAGCAGGCCAAAATAAGCTACCATTGTTTAGAATTCATGTTTaaactcattcatcttcagtaattgCTTTATCCTGGTTGAGGTCACTGTGCATCTGgagcctatcctgggaacactagGCTTGAGGTTGCACACATTCACCTACTGTACCCATTCAAACCTAGCAGCAGTTTAGGGTTGCCAGGCCAATTTTTAACATGCTTTAGGAAGTGGAACAAATCCAATATAATCCAGAGAAGGCCCAGATAAGCAGAGGGATTATAGAAAACTGTATTGTAGAAAAGTGGTGCTACAAAATGTGGAATTGTTTACAATGCAAAAAAATTGGGATAATCTAATGGATATTTGAATGCTGTTTTCTGCTTACAGATTGCTTCTCTTTGTTCAGCTTTACCATTTATAAACTTTAACAACTGCCTTAACCATAACTAAAACACTAGAAAATCTTTTTGGAAATGGATAATCGATCTCTACTAAATTCATAGCGttttcaaacaatatatttgATTCCCATTACCAGCAGCCATTATTGTGAATATCATGTTATGTAGCACAATTGCATGCACGGGCAGATCAGGGTgcagtgttgtattgtatttttttctttatcctcTTTGGATGCCATACCCGTATTTAGTCACCTTGACCTTTACACGTTACAGAACAATGTAATAAGAGTAGGACTCAGTTGGTGGATTTTATGGAGTTTCTTTGTGATTGTTATGGgcaaaaatgcttgatttgaTAAAATCGGaggcacaggattcttcttttcgACTAATACACTATGTAACCACTGTCTATGATAGCTGTATGCATGTGACGACATCGCAtgtcttggcccaaatctgtAGCCATTTTAAACAATTGCAGGCTcctctgtatattttattttaatattgtctgtttgcattgATTTCTATGATCATAAAATCCCAGAATCTAAGAGGGACTGTGTAATGTATACTGCTCTGTATAATAATACTACATTTCTTTATCCAGTGGCAGTGATTCAGACCATACAAGTTCCAAAATGTTCCGTGTCCATCCAAGACAATAGATTGTTGCTCATGTTTCCTTTTATAATTTACTAGAGTGAGGATAAGAAATGGtgttcatatttttaaaaacaaaatttgaaTGCAAGGGAACATGCTTGACAATAGGTCTAATAGGtcaaataatgtaatatttttaaatcaatctCAGTAGAGGTGCTTATTAAAGACTCACATAATACTCTGTTTCACAGACTTTTAATGGCAAAATCTCAAATGAAAAGGATTTTCAAGTGTTATTCCATGTAcagaatttgttcattttcatttattcatccatgcatccatGTCATGATTAGAATTTCTACAATCATGTAATAGTTAAACATATGTAATCGAATACATGCCTTTCCGGAGAAATAGTTAACACAGTAGATGAATCCACTTTTGTTTATAGTTCTCATGGAAACATGCACCATGCTGCTTACACATAATTCATCCCTGGGGATGATCTAGCAAGAGCAAATTTGGCTGCTGTATAAGTCTGGTTCTCCTTTGGGGGGCAATTCCAGCAAAGCAGTCCTCCCCCCAGCAACAGAAGAGCTGAAGATCCCCAGCCAATATACAGAGAAGCTCCTAACTCTCGACGCTGGGCTTCTAACACCAGGGGGTTGTAGAAGTCCCTGATGAGGGTCTGAGCAGACCAGCTGACAggaatgaggatgaggaaggCAGCAATGAGAAAGATCACCCCAGAGACAATACAGGCTTTAGCTTTTGCTGATTCATCCTCCATGCAGTTGGTGCACTTTCCTCCAATCACAGCCATTAGCACACCAAAAATGCCCACTATGATGGAGATGATGACCATGGCTCGGGCTGCTTGAAGGTCTTGTGGAAGGGCCAGCAGGGAGTCATAGACCTTACACTGCATTTGTCCAGTGCTCTGAACCACACAGTTCATCCATAAACCCTCCCAGATGACTTGCGCTGTGACAATGTTTGCTCCAATGAAAGCCGTCACCCTCCACATTGGCAGAGCGCAGGTGATGATCGTCCCCAGCCATCCTGTCATAGACAGCATAACGCCCAGGATCTGGAGTCCTTGGGATACCATTTTTACTGAAAGATTGGAATCAGTGCTTAATAGAATAGTTTCAGAAATGAGTCTGCATGTGGTATTAACACTGATTTTATACCCTGCACTTAAAGGGTGTGGTTTTCTGCACATTCACAGGAAAGAATAAGCAGAAATCCAATACTTAAATCTGTGTTCCTGAAGCATCCATTGTTCTGAAAGTTTGTTTAGATATACTAGAACCTGAGCGACCCCTAGCATGCTAGAAAATACGTATGCTAAAGTCGACATACTAAACctttataattttaaaattaaataaccaACTAATAATTTGCTACTTGCTcctattaatatattattgctATGTGTTTGGTAGCTCATATAAAtgattgatttttgtttgtacattttCAGATCTGACTTGATTTCATTGGTGTGCAATAATATCTGCACAAAACATCGTAAACATGGTGACTGTTGGTTAGCCGGGTTGGaaaattgattgattgcttgattgattggttgattgattggttgggTTTTTGGTTGGTTAACTAACTGACTGATGGGTTGTTTGGTCAGTTgaataattgattaattaattctttgattgattaaataatatattgacTGGATTATTAGTTAGTCAGTTgaatgactgtatgattgttgACTGGAATGGTGTTtgcttaatttttatttaaacaagctATTTACTCATTGGCTCATTATTAAGTGATTATTAggtttttaatttgctttataTTTGGACtgaaaactttaaaaatgtaacatattAATAGAACATTATGGAATTTCTCCTGTCAGCTCAACAAAAGGTTGATCACATATGATCTGATATTACCTTTTCTCAACAAGCTTACTTGATTTACCCTCAATAAAGCACTCAATTTGATGACCAGACctattagacagtgtgtgtgtgtgtgtgtgtgtgtgtgtgtgtgtgtgtgtgtgtgtgtgtgtgtgtgtgtgtgtgtgtgtgtgtgtgtgtgtgtgtgtgtgtgtgtgtgtgaaaaagcaTAAGACAAGTCCAAGAGATTGTATTCAAGATGTGCTCTATTTTACAACACAACAGAAAGATTATGACACAACAAAAAGATTGAttgatttacttatttactggaaagttttaaaaaaaactttaaataaaattttttgtcCCTAATACATACTGTAGTTGCCTGATAAATTAAAAGcttttgatttcatttcatttatatgtTATGCAGTTACATGTTAAAGAACCTGTAGTCTTTTTCAACAGAGCCACACCTGAACTGGATTGTCAAGGTAATCGTCTTCCTTTGGAAAGCTTTCAAGTCTGTATAACAAATAAAGTGTTGACAACTACAACGCATTATTCAAATTAATCCAAATACATGATTAAAAactaaagaaagtaaaaacaaagGTCCATCTGAAACATatgaattttcattttaatctttagttttgttttgatacctgataaaaaaaatttaagatatATGctgtacaatatatttatttacaaaaccaTGGATTCCTTAAAATgtgaagaataaagaaaaactgaattgaaaactGATTCTAGATTTTATACTCGATCACAAAATACATCAAATTAAGAAAAACTTTGGCAGAACATTGTGCAGTAGCATCTAATGCATGTTGtataaagcaaaaacaatgcaTCAAGTCCTTTTGTCCATCAAGTCCTTTTGACAACTGCTCAGTACATGTACAGGTAAGATAAGCTGTTTGACCTTCTTAAACGTAGTCCTTGTTGGAGGGTGCAGAGGCCTGGGAGCGAGAAGGAGCGTTGTATTTGGCTGTGTATGGGGTTTTCTCATCACGTGGGCAGCTGGTGCACAACAGACCTCCTCCGATGATCAGCAGAGCAGCAGCTCCCCAGCCGATGAACAGGGATGCACCTAATTCTCTCTTCTGCGCTTGGTTTACCAGTGGGTTGTAGAAATCCCTGATGATGGTTTGGGCAGTCCAGCACACAGGGATGAGACACAATACACCAGAAATAATGAAGATAACACCCGCTGCCACAGCAACCTTTGCTTTGGACTGTTCATCCTCTATGCAGTTGGTGCACTTTCCTCCAGCCATGGCCAGCAGGATGCCCATGATGCCCACCACTACGGAGATGACTGTGAGAGCACGGGCGGCTTGGAGATCCGAGCTCAGCGCCAGCATAGAGTCGTACACCTTGCACTGCATTTGCCCTGTGCTCTGAACCACACAGTTCATCCATATGCCTTCCCATTGGATCTGCGATGTGACAATGTTGTTGCCAATGAAAGCCGTGACCCTCCACATAGGGAGAGCACAGACGATTATAACACCAATCCAGCCGATGACACCCAGGGCGGCGCCCAGCATCTGCATCCCTGCCGATACCATTTTGCtgtccttctcttctcttccttttaCGCTGTTTTGCAGAGCTCGGTGGTTTCTGGGCAAGTTTCTGACAAACACAGTAAGAGCAGACACTATAATAGTGTCTGATAGGGGGTGGGGTTTGTGACACAGGCACCACCTCACAACCCGCTCGGCTGGTTTGGCTTATTTGTCTTGATCATGTTTAGGAAGAGACGGCCCACTGTGACATTCTGACTCACCCGCTAACATTTTACCTGCTTTAAACAAATTACCAACATGTAGCCTTGTATAGTCACATCCTCTTCACTGATGATCTCGATCTTTTTTACATCAGAAACTGAGTGTATGACTCATAAGAATTTTGGTGTTGTAAGCGAAAGAAttagtaatttaaaaaacaaaaaacattttaaaaaatgcaaatattccCAAACAAAATAGATCATGGTAGTACATTTAACCTTTTTATCAGTTCTGTTAGATAGAAAAGCAGTTTAAACAAATTAACTGAAGGACCGAGTTTCTATTTACTAAATCTCTTGCTTTATTCCATCAGACAATGGCTACAAATTAATAAAAGCCACATGTGAATCTAGACCAGACTACATTTTGAGGAACCCTTTAAACTTTACAACCTCGCCAACAATGTCTGCCTTTATTTGGCAAAAACCTAACTAAAAGCCTTTAGGCCTTAAATGCATTGCGAATACAAAGGTGTGTCTGTTATTGTATGGCTATGCTTTCAGCTCATAAAAAAGTGTGCAGAGAAGCGAAACCTCCAAAAACT encodes:
- the LOC113649388 gene encoding claudin-like protein ZF-A89 yields the protein MVSAGMQMLGAALGVIGWIGVIIVCALPMWRVTAFIGNNIVTSQIQWEGIWMNCVVQSTGQMQCKVYDSMLALSSDLQAARALTVISVVVGIMGILLAMAGGKCTNCIEDEQSKAKVAVAAGVIFIISGVLCLIPVCWTAQTIIRDFYNPLVNQAQKRELGASLFIGWGAAALLIIGGGLLCTSCPRDEKTPYTAKYNAPSRSQASAPSNKDYV
- the LOC113649381 gene encoding claudin-4, with protein sequence MCRKPHPLSAGYKISVNTTCRLISETILLSTDSNLSVKMVSQGLQILGVMLSMTGWLGTIITCALPMWRVTAFIGANIVTAQVIWEGLWMNCVVQSTGQMQCKVYDSLLALPQDLQAARAMVIISIIVGIFGVLMAVIGGKCTNCMEDESAKAKACIVSGVIFLIAAFLILIPVSWSAQTLIRDFYNPLVLEAQRRELGASLYIGWGSSALLLLGGGLLCWNCPPKENQTYTAAKFALARSSPGMNYV